In the genome of Raphanus sativus cultivar WK10039 chromosome 4, ASM80110v3, whole genome shotgun sequence, one region contains:
- the LOC130511195 gene encoding uncharacterized protein LOC130511195 has translation MASLSRFISRLSNKSHAFFETLKDPKDFQWTDKCEQALSDLKAYLTTPPLLSKPLEGEVLLLYLAISEHAVSAVLVREEGRKHHHIYYMSKSLLDAETRYSHLEKLALALVYAAPNLRPYFQAHQILVVTSFPIKAVLHKPEVSGRLAKWAIELGAYDVIFRPATAIISQVLADFVAEFSPAMLPALEQEVNLRDREGEKGEWTLYVDGSSNIPKEHNSQADALANLGSALETTSHMSIPLLVLQWPATEKEVEPEEVSVVDEGETWMTPIISYLRYETLPADQDESRKIRRQAARFFSEGKLYRRSFSGPYLRCLTPREAARILSGRSLKHAPVSNLPPENLKSPSSPWLFRKWGMDIMGKFPMAPGQKIFLLVVTDYFTKWVKAEALAKITDLQIRKFLWTNVITRIGTPHEIVTDNGPQFTSYNF, from the exons ATGGCCTCCCTGAGTAGGTTCATCTCTAGACTATCCAACAAGTCGCACGCCTTCTTcgaaaccttgaaggaccccaaggacttccaatggaccgaTAAGTGTGAGCAAGCTctatccgatctcaaggcctatctcactactccacctctcctctcaaagCCCTTAGAAGGGGAAGTCCTATTGCTCTATCTGGCAATATCAGAGCATGCAGTCAGCGCGGTCCTGGTtagggaagaaggaaggaaacacCATCATATCTACTACATGAGCAAATCATTGCTAGATgcggagacccgctatagtcacctTGAGAAGCTGGCCCTCGCCTTAGTTTACGCGGCTCCAAATCTAcgcccctacttccaggctcatcaaatcTTGGTGGTCACCTCCTTCCCCATCAAAGCAGTCCTTCACAAGCCGGAAGTTTCTggacgactagcaaaatgggccatagagctggGAGCGTACGATGTGATCTTCCGACCTGCAACGGCTATCATATCGCAAGTCCTGGCAGATTTCGTAGCCgaattctctcctgccatgcttccagcccTGGAACAAGAGGTAAATCTTCGTGATAGAGAAGGGGAGAAAGGCGAATGGACATTGTACGTTGATGGGTCTAGTAAC ATCCCTAAGGAGCACAATTCCCAAGCCGACGCTCTAGCTAATctagggtccgccctagaaaccacgagtcatatgagcatcccactGCTAGTACTTCAATGGCCCGCGACGGAGAAGGAGGTGGAGCCTGAGGAAGTATCTGTAGTAGATgaaggagagacctggatgactcCCATAATTAGCTACCTGAGGTACGAGACCTTGCCTGCAGATCAAGAcgaaagtcggaagataaggAGGCAAGCCGCCAGGTTCTTTTCCGAAGGGAAACTATACCGAAGATCCTTTTCGGGACCTTATCTGCGATGtcttacccctagagaagccgccaggatactCAGTGGTCGAAGCTTG aagcacgcgCCAGTCTCCAATCTTCCACCGGAGAACCTCAAATCTCCAAGCTCTCCTTGGCTCTTCCGaaagtggggcatggacatcATGGGGAAATTTCCCATGGCACCGGGGCAAAAGATCTTCCTCCTAGTCGTGACCGATTACTTCACAAAGTGGGTGaaagctgaagcactagccaagataacggatctccagaTCAGGAAATTCCTATGGACCAACGTGATCACACGCATCGGAACCCCTCATGAGATcgtcacagacaacggaccccagttcacGAGCTACAACTTCTGA